The following DNA comes from Enterocloster bolteae.
TGAGAGCCCGGCACGGTCCAGATAATAACACCCTTGCCGGCACGTTCAAAATCTCTTACCGCTGCCACGATTTCTGAAGCCCATACCCAAGTTCCGGAAAAAAGAATCACTCCGTCCACACTGTCATCATGCTTTAATCTGGCAAGCGCCTCACGGGCTTCCTGCTTATAGGCCACTACAATTTCATTTTCTACCAGCTTTACACCTTTGGCCTCAATGGCAGCCTTGGATTCATCTATAATCTTCTGGTTAATGAACGGCACTCCTAAAGGGTCCTTTAACCCATCCTTATGTACCCCAAACACGATAAATCCCATTTTTGGCCTTATCATCATAATTCAGTCCCTCCTGACTTCAACATTAATGTTTTCTTTAACAAACGAATTTCCTATTTAAAATCTGCACAAATAATGATCTACTCGGATTTCTGCTGCCGCTTCTGTATGAATCGGTCAAATCCCACTGCCAATAACAGCACTAATCCCTTTACCACCCTCTGCCAGTAATCATCAACTGCCATCATTGTCATTCCATTAGTAAGAACACCTATAATCAATACACCAAAAACCACATGGCTGATTTTTCCGACACCGCCGGTAAGGCTGACACCCCCCAGCACAACTGCCGTAATGACATCCATCTCATAACTCTCACCGGCCCTGGGCTGTCCGCTGTTAAGACGCCCCAGCATGACTAATCCTGCCAGTGCACTGCAGAATCCGCTTACCGCATACACAAACGCCTTGATTCTGTGAACACTGATACCAGACAACCTGGCTACCTCCTCATTGCCGCCTACTCCATATATGTATCTGCTGTGCCTCGTCTTTGACAGGAAGAATATACCTGCCGCAAATGACAGAACAAGTATGATGACCGGTATGGGGACTGCTCCCACATAGCCCTGACCAATGACAGCATACCGTGAATCGAATCCAAATACAGGAGTTCCTCCCGTAATCAGATACGCCACGCCGCGTAAGGAAGTCATGGTTCCCATGGTTGCTACCATAGGAGGTATCCCTATGTGACTGATAACAAGCCCGGTTGCAAACCCTATAAGGGTACATAAGGCTAGGGAAATCAGGGATGCAATAATTGGATTAACATTGTTTATCATCATCATTGCTGTCAGGACGCCGCTTACCCCAATGATTGCCCCTACCGATAGGTCGATACCCCCTGTCAGGATGACAAACGTCATGCCAATAGCGCAGATTCCATTGATAGATACCTGCCTTAACACATTGGCAATATTGCTACCCGTTAAAAAATTAGGTGCAAATATGCTCATAGCCGCAAAAAGTACAATAAAAATGATTATAATGGCATATTCTGCAATAAATGTATTAATATTCATTTTATTCTTCATATGAATACCCCTTCTATAAAGCTGCATAATTCAGAATTAATTCCTGGGAATATTCTTCAGGCATCAATTCCTTTACAACCTGCCCCTCCTTCATCACGATAATCCTATCCGACATTCCAATCAGCTCTGACATCTCCGACGATACCATTATGATGCTGGTGCCGTTGTCAGCCAGTTGTCGCATGATTTTATAGATCTCCTGTTTGGCTCCAACATCAATCCCTCTGGTTGGTTCATCAATAAATAGCACATTGCATTCCGTTGCAAGGCATTTGGCGAGAACAACCTTCTGCTGGTTTCCTCCAGACAATTTCATTACTGGCTGCAGAAGTGAGCTTATTTTTATGGAAAGGTCAGCAACCAGCTTATTGCAGATATCCTTTTCCTGCTTCTTCTTAATTACGGCAAAGCGGGATAATCTGTCCAGAATGGCAAATGATATATTATGTTCTATGCTCATACCCATAATTACACCCTGCTGTTTCCTGTCCTCCGGCAAAAGAGCAATACTGTTTTTCAGGGCCACTGCCGGCGAGGTAATGTTTATCTTTTTCCCCTTTAGAATGATTTCACCTTCCGTAATTTCATCCGCCCCATAGAGCGCCCTGAGAAGTTCAGTCCTTCCTGCACCTACTAAACCTCCGATTCCCAGTATCTCCCCCTTTCTCAAAACCAGTGACATATCCTTAAGCCTTCTGTTGCTTACATGGCTCACCTCCAGAACTTTCTCCTCGTTGATGTGGCCTAAATCGGGAAATGTCTCCCCCATCTCCCTTCCGACCATATCTGCAATCAGGGTCTCACGGCTGGTCTCAGAAACCGGATGAGTAGATATATATTTCCCATCCCGAAAAACTGATACGCGATCGCATATTTCAAAGATTTCCTCCATTCTGTGGGAAATATAAATGATAGTGATTCCTCTTCCCTTTAACTGTCTTACAATTGTATGGAGAGTCTCTGTCTCCTGTTCTGTCAGCGGTGCCGACGGCTCATCCATGATAATCAATTTTGCATTCTTTGAGATAGCCTTTACGATTTCCACCAGCTGCTGCTGTGCAATCCCCAGTCTCTGAACACGAATTTTAGGATTAATGGCCGTTCCAATCTCTTTAAACATTT
Coding sequences within:
- a CDS encoding sugar ABC transporter ATP-binding protein gives rise to the protein MNNRLEETPQIDDTDIILEVHKISKRFGGIKALNNIDFSVRRGEVHALVGENGAGKSTFIKILTGAHAPSEGKIMFDGKEYSGLTPALALDAGITAIYQEFNLIPFLSVSENIYFGRELMKQGFLDYEQMNENTKKMFKEIGTAINPKIRVQRLGIAQQQLVEIVKAISKNAKLIIMDEPSAPLTEQETETLHTIVRQLKGRGITIIYISHRMEEIFEICDRVSVFRDGKYISTHPVSETSRETLIADMVGREMGETFPDLGHINEEKVLEVSHVSNRRLKDMSLVLRKGEILGIGGLVGAGRTELLRALYGADEITEGEIILKGKKINITSPAVALKNSIALLPEDRKQQGVIMGMSIEHNISFAILDRLSRFAVIKKKQEKDICNKLVADLSIKISSLLQPVMKLSGGNQQKVVLAKCLATECNVLFIDEPTRGIDVGAKQEIYKIMRQLADNGTSIIMVSSEMSELIGMSDRIIVMKEGQVVKELMPEEYSQELILNYAAL
- a CDS encoding ABC transporter permease, producing the protein MKNKMNINTFIAEYAIIIIFIVLFAAMSIFAPNFLTGSNIANVLRQVSINGICAIGMTFVILTGGIDLSVGAIIGVSGVLTAMMMINNVNPIIASLISLALCTLIGFATGLVISHIGIPPMVATMGTMTSLRGVAYLITGGTPVFGFDSRYAVIGQGYVGAVPIPVIILVLSFAAGIFFLSKTRHSRYIYGVGGNEEVARLSGISVHRIKAFVYAVSGFCSALAGLVMLGRLNSGQPRAGESYEMDVITAVVLGGVSLTGGVGKISHVVFGVLIIGVLTNGMTMMAVDDYWQRVVKGLVLLLAVGFDRFIQKRQQKSE